The genomic region CTTTTTACTCGCTAGGTCAGCCGGAACTTGCCGAACAGAACCTTTTCTTACGCTGGATGCAATTGATGACCTTTATGCCGTCTATGCAATTTAGTCATCTACCGTCTGAATATAAAAGTGATTACATAACCGACCAAGCTAAGGAGTTAATGGCTATACGACAGAAAATTGTAATacctatattgaaaaaatatttaagcgaGTCAATGAACGAAGGTCTGCCATTAGTACGACCCCTTTGGATGTTAGATCCTCATGATCCGGCTTGTTTAGTTGTTAACGATGAATTTTCAGTGGGCGAAGAATTGATAGTAGCACCGATTTTGGAAAGTAATTCGGAGGAACGGGAAggtattattaataatatttcattaaatttattccAAATGTTGTTAATCCATTATTTTAACCGATAGTTTACTTACCACAAGGCGTATGGAAAGATGGCATAGATGGCTCTCTACGGAAAGGCAGCCGCTGGATGCACAATTACAAAGTGACCAAAGACAAAATTGCGCATTTTATCAAAATGCCGGACAACACAAGATTTTAGTGGTGGACACATCACTGCGAACGCTTCCCAAAGCATTGCTCCCGCATGTGATGTGGAGTTTTATTAACAATTAGATATGTAATTAACAATACAATtactatacatacttacatacttacatacaaccacccaaagtaaataattattataactgAAACACATACCGTTAGCTTAGTGTGAAGTGATGTTAAGTTCATTTCTTCCCAAATTTGTCATTGTTAAAAACTAGAAAATCAGTAGTTCTTCCTAACTTCTTGAACTGAAATATAATGGGCTTTATTCTGAGAGTTATGTAGATATATCGGGtgctttttaagagcttgagaacttcaaatgataaaacaaaccagaaatattgttggaatgaatttttcttattatagtctggtagataatttcatgatatttattttttaaatatgatttcCGGCATACgttcgccgcggctacgagttacattgtccattcgatcagtccaatcgCTCcaattgactactttttccaataaatctgaattacAAATCTAAATAAGCCCTATCAGCAAAAATTCGACGAAAACGATGTTCATTTGGGTTCAATTcttgctgtattttataggcaggTAAGCCTTTTTTTAAAAGGAGTCGCCCTTCGacagacaatgacaaacctccgagtatttttctgccacgaaaaaactcgtcataaaaaatatctaccgttcggagtcggtttaaagctgtaggtcgctagatttgtggaaaaacatttagacgcacaccacaaataggaggagtagcttGGCTAAACACCAAATAACGGGtttaagcgtcaattatatatatatatatataagccaaGATCCTTGTAAAATTTTCCGCTTAGTCGATGGGCAAAGATCAACAAGTTGGGAACGACGAAGAATTTACATTTCGGTGTCGACTTGGCTTTACTGACTTCGCAAacagatttatttgttttaaagtaaatttccacgatTTATAATTTGGTAGCATTAAAGCATTAAACGATCCATGGTGACTTGTCaagccttactgaacagaaatgtcaacacagtttgctcaGATTCTCagatgtcaaaccatagttatcgatatcgacagttctcatgcagctaaaaaaacacccgatactagATAGCAATGTACGTCGTAAATCCACGGAGAAGCTCGGCCCAACAACTAAAAAGGATGACGCTccaatgatatatgtatatgaacagatatatatagggttttcaaataagaggtgttattttgatattctaagaaaaatactattttttaatatatatgatcggatgtttatttcattataaagaggaaggtatgccgttaatagcggaaaataacatcaggcaaatgaccaccacgactacACTTACAGgccaatatccttttcatgaaaatttccataacaGAATTggaaagtggctgccctatgtccacgatttccatctttgaggtcttgaatcgaccatgGGCTCTTGGCGTAGACCTGCTCTTACACGTGGCCCCAAAAAAACAAAGTCACAAGGttttaaatcacaaaatctcggtgtccaattgtgatcacctcttcgagagataacacagtccggaagcttttcccgtaaaagatcaatggtttcgttgcttgtgagaaacgtagcgccgtcttgttgaaaataaacgttgtccagatcgataccatccaattcggccataaaaaatcattaatcatctccCGATAGAGGAATCGCCTGTtatgtaacacctgttattggaaaaccctttacatatatatttttattttttgaactgtCCTGTATATTACTTGTGCGTCATGGACCGCAAATTTTTATGCAGAGCACGCCTCCTTCCCTAGAGTTTCCGAGCCACAAGGCTCAATCACTTTTTAAAGAAGCGAAGTtgtgaaatatatttcaatgcaaacgatgtattatttttaataaagggtctttcaaaagtggcgcCAAGATGtaagtagtgaataattcctcgAGGGTAATTATTGAATCTTATTTGAAAATGGTCGCTCTTTAAGCACAACATAACGCAAATTCTATAGAGAATAGtgttgctgtagcgcaaagtgttgctgaacaaccttcaactcGGATATCGAATTTAGTCAtttatgaatcgactgtttgacgGATTCTACCAGTAGCCGTGtcactttattttaaaacaacaaacctCTAGATGTGTCAtgttgaaaagatttttaatggtGTGGCAGCTGAAATACCCTTTACAAATTGGAGTGAACTCGTTTTAACTCTAAGCTTGcaaaatacgtacatacacaaatatagtCTAACAATTGTAAGTGTAAGAATAAACTGTAAATTGTAGGAATAATTTATGTCTTTAATGTACACACAcgtgtaaatatacatacacatatatgggAATTTATACTATTTTGATTCTGTGCAAAGTATTGCTGTAGGTAGGCTTAGCTTCGCTATTATTTAAGTACAATGTTCTTATTGACTAAGATTACagcgatttattaaaaatatatgtacaattgTTTGATAAATAGAAACCAGCATAAATAACTACATTACATCATCTACGCATTTCATTTGTTTGGGAGAAGGAAACGAATTTTCCTTTTAACAAACGATTTAGAGGTTTTGCActcgcaaaataaaattatccaTTTTCTCGTTTACCTTACATGTAGGCAAATTATGACTACAGGGTTCTATGTCGGGTGGTTTAAGCGCATCATTGCAGCGGTCGTCTTGGACCACAACTTCGTTTTCATCGAGACACATGACTGTGCGCCGCCTCACGGGCAACACTCCCTCTGACCATTTGCAGGTGACTGGACAGTATTGCCACGGACCCGCCCACCAGTGTTCTGGACATTGGTGTCTATTACAAGCTCGTATGCGTCGCTTCGGTCGTTTGTTCTGTGCAAAAGTCCAACACAACTCGCCAGCGTTTGTCACTTTACAGAATCgtataaaaattcaaacacaGCCACTCTCATGAAACAGTATTTTACTTACATTCACCGTCTTCATAGCAGGTTGCTATCCGATATTGGACTCCTCCGCCACAGCTGCTGGTGCACTGTGTCCAGTCACCCAACTTCCAAAAGTACTTTTTCCCTTTGGTGTTATTAAGTGCAGGCAAAGTAAATTCATAGTGAATACTTGCAGCATTCAGTACGTCGCCGCGAACTATTATCTGGCAATTGATAAACTTTCATTTATTGCGATGAACACATGGGGACATGCACTTGCATGTGTAAGTGggttatgaaaaaaaagtttagtaaaactagaaaaacttttttagtcaaaataatcaaatataaagtacatatattataactttttaagGAAGTGGATTAGACGCTCAAAAATCGCAAATACGAACTTTACACGATATgcaaggcggcgcaaaattaatcactctatccgattaataatttttgcaaatggcgtcgtacgtcaagcATATTTGCCCCTAGTAAATCAGACATCTGCAGTATACCAAACGACAAacaatggagcgcataaagatcgaaataaagatttccatcactcaaaataatttttttatttttttttttgtaaaacagttattttaaaccgaaattgatgattaatttttcgccaccTTGTAATACTTCGAAAAACACTATgaagaatatacaaaaaaaattaaaaaagtaaaaataaaaaataaagccaaaTAATATCTTGGTAGATTTCAccggtaaaataaaaaaaattaaagaaaatcagacaaaaaaataaaataaaatgtagaagaaaattaaaacaaatattatcaaataaaataaatacaatatggAACTCACATGCACCGTTATAGCATCTTCAATTGGTTGAGGTATTTTGATGCTATCCTGTTCATCTATCCGATCATATAAGCTCTCTGTGCCTGCGATATTAAATTCTCCTGGCATTGATATAAGGCCATCACCATTTAGGTAAAAATAGCTGCTATTCGCCCGGGATATGGCGAGGAAATTATGAGAACTTCTTGATTCCTTTATCATAATATGGCGGGCCTTAGCAGGAATAGTGACTACGTCCACGTAGCCATCGGTTACATTTAAACTTTCCTCAAATTGTTCCTGAAACATTTCTTGCCAAATTGTAATACATCAATTACTTATTATCGTTTACAATCTTTACTTACCTTCACGGACTTACATTGATCATTATTGCCTCCGCACACTCCGCACTGATCTTCTTGCACATCAGAATCTACAACCCAATCACATCCAACTTTCTAAAACAATATTTCAGTGTAACGTTTTAATTGGTTCCACAATAAAGACACTACAACAGTCTCACCTTGCAAATTCCATCGATGCACATATCGTTGGTGCCAACGCGGCAGGGCGTCCCATCTTTCACCACTTCTCCCCAGTTCGCTATGATCGTATCGTCGACATCTGTACATAACAATTTGCAGGGATTTTCTGGAAGTCCCAAATTAAGTATTTATGCATTGCGGAAAGGGGAGTATGGATTTTTCTGCATCTTAGTAACttacttttatcgaaaaatggtAGCCATTTGTAGGTTGCTCCCTGATAGCACACATTGTCATACTTGGAACATTGTTTTGCACGAAAACTCACTTCTCCCAATGGACACGGTTCATGATTGCATATTTTATACCTGCAAATATTATTGAGACATATAATCTAGAAAGTCATTCCAAGTAATTGTGTGTGTACCTTTTCCTTTCACCGATGCAGAAGAGACCCCCATTTGCCGGAACCGGATTGTTGCACTCCCGTTTCTGTGTAGACACGCCGCCACCACAAGCTCTCGAACATTCACTCCACTCGGACCACTCACCCCAACTGCCATTGACAGGATGAGCTTGCTCATGAGGTACACATTCACCTTTCTGGCACCACTGCAATATGCAAAAGTCGCACGTAAATCATAACTGTCTAAATAGTAACTTTACTATATTGGCCATTAAAAATCAACCTTTCCATCACCACAACTAGTACCCGGTGCCGTCGGCCGCATGTTTGTTACACACTCGCCATTCACTCTACACCACAATGCTGAGCAGATTTCAGTCATAGATGTACACGACGACGCATTGACGTCGGAGTCGGTAAGATTGAACTGCAAACGGCATTGTCGTTCGGCATCGAAAAGCACTCCCGGAGGTAGAGCAGGGTAAACATACTCCTTTACAGGAGTGGGTGTGTCATCTAGACAGTTGCCGAGACCTTGGCTGCGAGACAATGAAAAAGTTGATTGCATTAATGGATTGTTAGAGAATCTGTCAATTGGACACTTACTCGAGGAATTGTGTAATATATTTGCGGCTACAGTTCGACCAGCAAACTTGTAAGGTGTCAGCACCAAAAGTCGGAGTCATTATGTGAACGATTGACCCTATTCGAGGATGGCATCCGATTTTCGCTGTATCGTGAAACATGCCGAAACTAAGATACAAACAAAAGGAACGGAAAAGTGCTATGTTACAAAAGAATTTATGTAAAATCACGAACTGTGTATGGCAAAGATGAAACTATATATAagtagtatattttttatttacaaaggtagaattttttaaaattttgcttccaAGATATAGATAAATATAATTCTACCAAAATTCTTCTGCCAAACCTAACTGTAGCTAAACTCGGCCCTCTAAGAAACTTTATAgctttattttttgtgaaagcattAGTCGTGTTCgataacacaaaaattattaatagttatttctaatttttacaaGTAGGCCTACAAAAATTATCCCTCACAAAAACATATAATCTAAATTTGGAGAAGACGCGGGATGTGAAGcaagttggaaccctatttccgtTATTTTTGGGACCACAattgctgaggcgtgagctgagGCCCTTGGCCTGGCTGAAACTTGgcgtgtgttcttccaagagatgctactaactaaacataacctcgatacgctTCATTCAGTAGTGCCGTATCTCTGACCTTCAAACGGCCCTCGTAAGTTAAGCAACCGTAGCACCCTCACTCTTGAAAATATGCATGCAGTATGTATGTGCTTCATTGTCTcgaaagggtgatcagattggaggtgtTTTTGACACACCACGCATGACTACT from Anastrepha obliqua isolate idAnaObli1 chromosome 2, idAnaObli1_1.0, whole genome shotgun sequence harbors:
- the LOC129239521 gene encoding A disintegrin and metalloproteinase with thrombospondin motifs 12, whose amino-acid sequence is MELFAYILPSIVQWLCIYGTSAADILYGLHSDELKSGTLIIPKRVNERGVFLTHDLKFRHDQNYRHEHSRRRRSVAKRVGKVHYRLDMDNETIHLELEPHTYFMAPNFVIERHRRDIRTRKREIRSTDCHFHGKVRGHSESNVAISTCEGLVGHIKTKNHEYYIEPSKYNNADTVNGHPHVLFHKSSLKLKNQDNNRSPDGGKHRQKQKPREALVSNCGTKEPKIHTETRLEWQAQGKVRIQGGRKLRRQHLRGKHHHQHRHQHQNLLQRMQKRRNRKYLQQTQHLPQTKFKYETASDEIKAAIADNNTDFSLTPNFSMEGSADTVNVNIGNIKNNNEDDRQNMKMKNRKRTKRSISSPRHVEALIVADATMVAFHSKLETYLLTIMNMVSALYKDPSIGNLIEIVVVKIVLLEEHEAYPELNLTQNAQKNLDTFCSWQHKLNTANETDPYHHDVAILITRTNICGNNCMTLGLANVGGMCKPKQSCSVNEDNGIMLSHTIAHELGHNFGMFHDTAKIGCHPRIGSIVHIMTPTFGADTLQVCWSNCSRKYITQFLDQGLGNCLDDTPTPVKEYVYPALPPGVLFDAERQCRLQFNLTDSDVNASSCTSMTEICSALWCRVNGECVTNMRPTAPGTSCGDGKWCQKGECVPHEQAHPVNGSWGEWSEWSECSRACGGGVSTQKRECNNPVPANGGLFCIGERKRYKICNHEPCPLGEVSFRAKQCSKYDNVCYQGATYKWLPFFDKKNPCKLLCTDVDDTIIANWGEVVKDGTPCRVGTNDMCIDGICKKVGCDWVVDSDVQEDQCGVCGGNNDQCKSVKEQFEESLNVTDGYVDVVTIPAKARHIMIKESRSSHNFLAISRANSSYFYLNGDGLISMPGEFNIAGTESLYDRIDEQDSIKIPQPIEDAITVHIIVRGDVLNAASIHYEFTLPALNNTKGKKYFWKLGDWTQCTSSCGGGVQYRIATCYEDGELTNAGELCWTFAQNKRPKRRIRACNRHQCPEHWWAGPWQYCPVTCKWSEGVLPVRRRTVMCLDENEVVVQDDRCNDALKPPDIEPCSHNLPTCKVNEKMDNFILRVQNL